Genomic segment of Drosophila ananassae strain 14024-0371.13 chromosome 2L, ASM1763931v2, whole genome shotgun sequence:
GCGACCGGGACtcttaaattaatatttctaGCTGTAATAAATTGGTATAGCTAGTAGCTACGTGTATGAAATTTATATGCatttatataaaaagaaaacattaGGTAAATAGGTAATATATTTTTGCGTTTTTCAACACTGGCgggcaaatttaaatttggatTTTGGAAATACATTCCAATACTAATTAAATCACTTGTTTAGTTAATATAATCACAATCACTTGTTGTTAACAACTAAATTCACCGGTTTACGGAATGGGCTTTCAGAATTCTATAGTCAGTAAATAATCAACGGGCCTGGCATGGCTTCCAACAGTAGGTATTATAAGAAGTTCAAACTCACCGGATACTTTGTCTGGAGCACTATGCCGCAAATCTCGTCGCCGACGAGGAACTGCTCGCCGAGCATCGCCATACAGACGTTCTCCCATGCCCGTTCTATCTTGTTCTTGCGGAGCCGTATCACCCACTGGCCGCCCTTGCTGTTCGCTGGGTCCTCCCACATGGGCTTGATGCCCTGCTTGAAGAGGCTCAGCTCCCGGTAGGGCTTGAGGGCGGTGGGCCGGATGAGGTGCGAGTAAAGCGACCACCATTGCTGCACGCTGGCGCACCGCCCGACCACGTGCAGCGATTTGCTGTAGTCGGCGGCCGCCCGCTGCGTCCCCTTCCTGGAGAACCAAAGGCAATATGTGTGCTGCAGCCGGTTCTCGCCTGGTCCCACCTCCAGTGGCGGCAGCTTGTCCACGTCTATCTCGTTCTCCACATCGCTGTCGTCGCTGTCGACGATTTCTGGCCAGACTTTCCTGAAGGGCGCGTGCATggcacatatgtatgtacgtgGCATATATGGAAGTGGCAGGAGGACGAGAAGGGAGAAAACAGTTTTTGATTAGTATGTCAAGGGTTTGATTTCAAGATCCCACCCCACCCACCACATCATAGCCCACATCTCGAAAGCCCGCCCAAACAAACGGACAGGCGCTGAAGCATTTAGCAAACAGTTTGAATaacaaaatttctattttctaGAGCAGTTATGAAGATTTCCATCCGCACGCTGGACCAGCGCACCATCAA
This window contains:
- the LOC6502727 gene encoding eukaryotic translation initiation factor 4E type 2 isoform X2, whose protein sequence is MSMEKVASKQYESKVWPEIVDSDDSDVENEIDVDKLPPLEVGPGENRLQHTYCLWFSRKGTQRAAADYSKSLHVVGRCASVQQWWSLYSHLIRPTALKPYRELSLFKQGIKPMWEDPANSKGGQWVIRLRKNKIERAWENVCMAMLGEQFLVGDEICGIVLQTKYPEDSLSVWNRTATDMTSTTRIRDTLRRILNIPLTTAMEYKIHCDSLKYVSINKGPLKS
- the LOC6502727 gene encoding eukaryotic translation initiation factor 4E type 2 isoform X1 → MSMEKVASKQYESKVWPEIVDSDDSDVENEIDVDKLPPLEVGPGENRLQHTYCLWFSRKGTQRAAADYSKSLHVVGRCASVQQWWSLYSHLIRPTALKPYRELSLFKQGIKPMWEDPANSKGGQWVIRLRKNKIERAWENVCMAMLGEQFLVGDEICGIVLQTKYPEDSLSVWNRTATDMTSTTRIRDTLRRILNIPLTTAMEYKIHCDSLKYVSMPRPRNRRWGSLLTRTRYSFHTKTGL
- the LOC6502727 gene encoding eukaryotic translation initiation factor 4E type 2 isoform X3, which codes for MSMEKVASKQYESKVWPEIVDSDDSDVENEIDVDKLPPLEVGPGENRLQHTYCLWFSRKGTQRAAADYSKSLHVVGRCASVQQWWSLYSHLIRPTALKPYRELSLFKQGIKPMWEDPANSKGGQWVIRLRKNKIERAWENVCMAMLGEQFLVGDEICGIVLQTKYPIKPERSRTMHTNERRCPGVT